A window of the Rickettsia felis URRWXCal2 genome harbors these coding sequences:
- the tlyC gene encoding Hemolysin C, translating into MLKSSKKEDSSKKNQNNKLIFTVRKLFSPIKNFFRKTKTPDNFFGVIKRLKINSQKMTLDERNILANLLELEDKTIEDIMVPRSDIAAIKLTTNLEELSESIKLEVPHTRTLIYDGTLDNVVGFIHIKDLFKALATKQNGRLKKLIRKHIIAAPSMKLLDLLAKMRRERTHIAIVVDEYGGTDGLVTIEDLIEEIVGRIDDEHDQQLDSDNFKVINNSTIISNARVEVEVLEEIIGEKLKNDDDEFDTIGGLVLTRVGSVPAIGTRIDISENIEIEVTDATPRSLKQVKIRLKNGLNSK; encoded by the coding sequence ATGTTAAAATCTTCAAAAAAAGAAGATTCTAGTAAAAAAAATCAAAATAATAAGTTAATTTTTACTGTACGAAAATTATTCTCTCCGATAAAAAATTTTTTTAGAAAAACAAAAACGCCTGATAATTTTTTTGGTGTCATAAAACGCCTTAAAATTAATAGCCAAAAAATGACTTTAGACGAGCGTAATATTTTAGCTAATTTATTGGAGCTAGAAGATAAAACTATTGAAGATATAATGGTACCGCGTTCCGATATTGCGGCAATAAAATTAACTACGAATCTAGAAGAATTAAGTGAGTCTATTAAGTTAGAAGTTCCACATACACGAACTCTTATATATGACGGTACTTTAGACAACGTAGTAGGGTTCATTCATATCAAGGATTTGTTTAAAGCATTGGCTACAAAGCAAAATGGTCGTTTAAAAAAGCTTATACGTAAGCATATAATTGCAGCTCCTTCTATGAAATTATTAGATTTGCTAGCAAAAATGCGTCGTGAGAGAACGCATATTGCAATAGTTGTTGATGAGTATGGCGGTACTGACGGTTTAGTTACTATTGAAGATCTTATAGAAGAAATAGTAGGGCGAATTGATGATGAGCATGATCAGCAATTAGATAGCGATAATTTCAAGGTTATTAATAACTCAACAATTATTTCAAATGCACGTGTTGAAGTAGAAGTGCTTGAAGAAATAATAGGAGAAAAGCTAAAAAATGATGATGATGAGTTTGATACGATAGGAGGACTCGTATTGACTAGAGTCGGTAGTGTTCCGGCTATCGGTACTAGAATAGATATTTCAGAAAATATTGAAATTGAAGTTACGGACGCAACTCCTCGTTCTTTAAAACAAGTCAAAATTAGATTAAAAAACGGCTTGAATAGTAAATGA
- a CDS encoding Conserved hypothetical protein (Predicted metal-dependent hydrolase): protein MINVEIIKNYDKWREHKQINKSLIKKITQNVLLRFDNFSKIKQFELSILLTNTAEILTLNKQFRNIEKATNVLSFPSNELNWQDLYSKLEFLGDSDYIHLGDIAFCYEVIYNESCEQQKNFENHFIHLLIHSILHLIGFDHQNDTEANIMENLEIEILSYFGISSPY from the coding sequence ATGATAAACGTAGAAATCATAAAAAATTACGACAAATGGCGTGAGCATAAGCAGATAAATAAGAGTTTAATCAAAAAAATAACTCAAAATGTTTTATTGCGGTTTGATAATTTTAGTAAAATAAAACAATTTGAATTATCAATTTTACTAACAAATACTGCAGAAATATTGACCTTAAACAAACAATTTCGTAATATAGAAAAAGCTACTAACGTTCTTTCTTTTCCAAGCAACGAATTAAATTGGCAGGATTTATATTCTAAACTTGAATTTTTAGGCGACTCTGATTATATACATTTAGGTGATATAGCATTTTGTTATGAGGTAATATATAATGAATCGTGCGAGCAGCAAAAAAATTTTGAGAATCATTTTATTCATCTTTTAATACATAGTATTTTACACTTAATTGGGTTTGATCATCAAAATGACACAGAAGCAAATATTATGGAAAATCTAGAAATTGAAATATTATCATATTTCGGTATTTCTTCCCCTTATTAA
- the lipA gene encoding Lipoic acid synthetase, producing the protein MNFKNWRCRSIRVQVATYYYTLRSLPCELLALFEIDLRIQLFISQEYMSNLNKRPDWIKVKAPNSAEYYNTKDLIKNLRLNTVCEEAACPNIGECWSKKHATVMILGSVCTRACRFCNVKTGRPDLLDPHEPQRLAEAVQKLNLKHVVITSVDRDDLDDGGATHFAECISEIRKSSPNTTIEILTPDFLRKEGAAEIIANAKPDVFNHNVETVPSLYKTIRPGARYYNSLSLLHNIKKLSPEIFTKSGMMVGLGEEISEVIQVMDDLREAKVDFLTIGQYLQPTKNHAEVAKYVTPEEFKYLERIARTKGFLMVSATPLTRSSYHADEDFQKLKENYQQRHCEEAWPA; encoded by the coding sequence GTGAATTTCAAAAATTGGCGTTGTCGTTCTATAAGAGTGCAGGTAGCCACGTATTATTATACGCTCCGCTCCTTGCCTTGTGAACTCCTCGCTCTTTTTGAAATTGACCTTCGTATACAACTATTCATTTCACAGGAGTATATGTCTAATTTAAACAAAAGACCGGATTGGATAAAAGTAAAAGCTCCGAATTCCGCAGAATATTATAATACAAAAGATTTAATAAAGAATCTGAGATTAAATACTGTGTGCGAGGAAGCTGCTTGTCCTAATATCGGTGAGTGCTGGTCGAAAAAACATGCAACCGTGATGATTTTAGGTTCGGTTTGTACTAGAGCCTGTAGGTTTTGTAATGTCAAAACTGGTAGACCGGATTTGCTTGACCCGCACGAACCGCAAAGGTTAGCGGAAGCGGTACAAAAGTTAAATCTTAAGCATGTAGTAATTACTTCCGTCGATCGTGATGATCTTGATGATGGCGGAGCTACGCATTTTGCGGAGTGTATTAGCGAAATTAGAAAATCATCGCCAAATACTACTATTGAGATTCTAACTCCTGATTTTTTAAGAAAAGAAGGAGCAGCTGAAATAATAGCAAATGCAAAACCTGACGTCTTTAACCATAATGTCGAAACAGTCCCGTCTTTATACAAAACGATTAGACCAGGAGCTAGATATTATAATTCTTTAAGCTTACTTCACAATATCAAAAAATTATCTCCTGAAATTTTTACAAAATCCGGTATGATGGTAGGGCTTGGAGAAGAAATAAGTGAAGTAATACAGGTTATGGATGATTTAAGAGAAGCAAAGGTTGATTTTCTAACTATAGGGCAGTATCTGCAACCTACTAAAAATCATGCTGAGGTCGCAAAATATGTTACTCCCGAAGAGTTTAAATATTTAGAGCGAATAGCAAGAACAAAAGGATTCTTGATGGTTTCGGCAACCCCGCTAACCCGTTCTTCATACCATGCCGATGAGGATTTTCAAAAATTAAAAGAGAATTACCAGCAGCGTCATTGCGAGGAGGCATGGCCTGCGTGA
- the glyA gene encoding Glycine/serine hydroxymethyltransferase: MNIFNNHLHETDKEIDEIIKHEKLRQNSVIELIASENFVSPAVLEAQGSILTNKYAEGYSGKRFYNGCEEVDKAENLAIERVKKLFNCKYANVQSHSGSQANQAVYLALLQPGDTILGMSLDSGGHLTHGAAPNMSGKWFNAVSYSVNKETYLIDYDEIERLADLHKPKLLIAGFSAYPRNIDFARFREIADKVGAYFMADIAHIAGLVATGEHQSPIPYTHAVTSTTHKTLRGPRGGLILSNDEEIGKKINSALFPGLQGGPLMHIIAAKAVAFLENLQPEYKSYIKQVISNAKALASSLQERGYDILTGGTDNHIVLVDLCKDGITGKLAANSLDRAGITCNKNAIPFDETSPFITSGIRLGTPACTTRGFKEKDFVLVGHMVADILDGLKNNEDNGKAEQKVLTEVTKLIKLFPFYTR; this comes from the coding sequence ATGAATATTTTTAATAATCACTTACACGAAACGGATAAAGAAATTGATGAAATAATCAAGCATGAAAAGCTGCGTCAAAATAGCGTAATTGAGCTTATTGCATCAGAGAATTTCGTAAGTCCCGCAGTGCTTGAAGCTCAAGGATCGATTCTGACTAATAAATATGCGGAAGGGTATTCAGGTAAGCGTTTCTATAACGGTTGTGAGGAAGTCGATAAAGCTGAGAATTTAGCTATAGAGCGAGTAAAAAAACTCTTTAACTGTAAATATGCAAATGTGCAGTCTCATTCCGGTTCACAAGCAAATCAAGCTGTGTATCTTGCTTTATTACAGCCTGGTGATACAATTCTTGGTATGTCTTTAGATAGCGGCGGGCATCTAACGCACGGTGCAGCCCCGAATATGTCCGGTAAATGGTTTAACGCCGTTTCTTATAGCGTAAATAAAGAGACTTATTTAATCGATTATGATGAGATTGAACGCTTAGCGGATTTGCATAAACCAAAATTACTTATAGCCGGTTTTTCTGCTTATCCTCGTAATATTGATTTTGCAAGATTTAGAGAAATAGCGGATAAAGTAGGAGCTTACTTTATGGCAGATATTGCTCATATTGCCGGACTTGTTGCCACAGGCGAGCATCAAAGCCCTATTCCTTACACTCATGCTGTTACCTCTACCACTCACAAAACGCTCCGAGGACCGCGAGGCGGTTTAATTTTATCTAACGACGAAGAGATAGGCAAAAAGATAAATTCTGCATTATTTCCAGGACTACAAGGCGGTCCGTTAATGCATATAATCGCCGCAAAAGCCGTAGCTTTTTTAGAAAATTTGCAGCCTGAATATAAAAGCTATATTAAGCAGGTAATAAGTAATGCTAAAGCTTTAGCAAGTAGCTTGCAAGAAAGAGGATATGATATATTAACAGGCGGTACCGATAATCATATTGTTTTAGTGGATTTGTGTAAAGACGGGATTACCGGAAAGCTTGCTGCTAATTCTTTGGATAGAGCAGGGATTACATGTAATAAGAATGCTATCCCCTTTGATGAAACTTCGCCTTTTATCACTTCAGGTATTCGTCTTGGCACTCCGGCATGCACTACTAGAGGATTTAAAGAAAAGGATTTTGTATTAGTCGGTCATATGGTAGCAGATATTTTAGACGGCTTAAAAAATAATGAAGATAATGGTAAAGCCGAGCAAAAAGTACTAACTGAAGTAACAAAACTAATTAAATTATTTCCGTTTTATACTCGGTGA
- a CDS encoding Serine esterase, translating into MNKYLEYPEVESNRQPAKKLVVLLHGVGSDGHDLIGLVPYIKNDLPDCHFISPHGIEAYDMMPYGRQWFSLQDRSPHIIAKLIANNISKLEDIIKQKQEELNLTNKDTIIIGFSQGTMIGLYLTLIQREPFFCTIGFSGALIPPMEVNNKLTPICLIHGELDEVVGVSEMYNASNYLSKLHIEHSGHKLTSLAHSIDGRGLEIAINFINTCHTVV; encoded by the coding sequence ATGAACAAATATTTAGAATACCCAGAAGTAGAAAGCAACCGGCAGCCGGCAAAGAAGCTAGTAGTGTTACTGCACGGTGTCGGCTCAGACGGACATGATTTAATAGGATTAGTCCCTTATATCAAAAATGATTTGCCCGATTGTCATTTTATTTCACCGCACGGCATTGAGGCTTACGATATGATGCCTTACGGTAGACAATGGTTTAGTTTGCAAGATCGCAGTCCACATATAATAGCAAAGCTGATTGCGAATAATATTTCTAAGCTTGAAGACATAATAAAGCAAAAGCAGGAAGAGTTAAATCTTACCAATAAAGATACGATTATTATAGGTTTTTCTCAAGGTACAATGATTGGTTTATATTTAACTCTGATTCAGCGAGAACCGTTTTTCTGTACTATAGGTTTTTCGGGTGCATTAATTCCGCCTATGGAAGTTAATAATAAACTCACCCCTATATGCTTGATTCATGGAGAATTAGATGAGGTGGTCGGTGTTAGTGAGATGTATAATGCTTCAAACTATTTATCTAAGCTGCATATAGAGCATAGCGGGCATAAATTAACTTCTCTTGCTCATTCAATAGACGGACGAGGACTTGAGATTGCGATTAATTTTATAAACACATGTCATACCGTGGTTTGA
- the grxC2 gene encoding Glutaredoxin-like protein grla has product MTENKNFEFIENEIKNNKVVLFMKGTKEATMCGFSAKVVAILNKLGVEFRDINVFVNPEFREDLKKFSDWPTFPQLYIKGELVGGCDIATELYNNGELEKMLKG; this is encoded by the coding sequence ATGACGGAAAATAAAAATTTTGAATTTATAGAAAATGAAATAAAAAATAATAAAGTAGTGCTGTTCATGAAAGGTACTAAGGAAGCTACAATGTGCGGCTTTTCTGCTAAAGTAGTAGCTATTTTGAATAAATTAGGTGTAGAGTTTCGTGATATTAATGTATTTGTTAATCCGGAATTTCGTGAAGATTTAAAAAAATTTAGCGATTGGCCAACATTCCCACAATTATACATTAAAGGGGAATTAGTCGGCGGTTGTGATATTGCAACGGAGCTATACAATAATGGCGAGCTTGAGAAGATGTTGAAAGGTTGA
- the nth gene encoding Endonuclease III: MQAQIVNKIFEIFSKNNPSPKTELIYKNDFTLLVAVMLSAQATDISVNLATKSLFETYDTTEKILELGEDGLKKYIKSIGLFNSKAKNIIALCKILISNYQSSVPNDFKELIKLPGVGRKTANVVLNCLFGMPTMAVDTHVFRVAKRIGLARGNSPEIVEKELLQIINEKWLTHAHHWLILHGRYICKARKPDCDICPIKEYCEYYNSPIISK, from the coding sequence ATGCAAGCACAAATAGTTAATAAAATTTTTGAGATTTTTAGCAAGAATAATCCAAGTCCGAAAACCGAATTAATATATAAGAATGATTTCACCTTATTAGTAGCGGTAATGTTATCTGCTCAAGCCACCGATATATCAGTAAATTTAGCGACTAAATCTTTATTTGAAACTTATGATACAACGGAAAAAATTTTAGAACTCGGCGAAGACGGGCTTAAAAAATATATAAAATCTATCGGACTATTTAACAGCAAAGCAAAAAATATTATTGCATTATGTAAAATATTGATAAGTAATTATCAATCTTCAGTACCAAATGATTTTAAGGAATTAATTAAACTGCCCGGTGTCGGCAGAAAAACTGCCAATGTTGTACTAAACTGCTTATTTGGTATGCCGACAATGGCGGTTGATACACATGTCTTTAGAGTAGCCAAAAGGATTGGACTTGCTAGAGGTAATAGTCCTGAAATAGTAGAAAAAGAGCTACTGCAAATTATTAATGAGAAATGGTTAACTCATGCCCATCACTGGCTAATTCTGCACGGTAGATATATTTGCAAAGCTAGAAAACCCGATTGCGACATCTGCCCTATTAAAGAGTATTGTGAGTATTATAATTCACCAATTATTTCTAAATAA
- a CDS encoding Conserved hypothetical protein (Predicted methyltransferases): MILKSGLYIVSTPIGNFEDITLRAISTLKNSDIILCEDTRISQKLLAKHDIHTKLQIYNDHSDEKDRENIISLIKSGNIISLISDAGTPLISDPGYKLVRDLRILNCHIDVVPGVSAPVTALTLSALPTDRFLFHGFLPKTIESKKKIFSELVNLKATLIFFETAPRLINTLSVAKEILGNREICVARELTKLYQEIKTGDIDEIIKFYQNNILKGEIVLLISGNIQEQNQQKKLEKFIELCLSKNLSSKTATELAYDKFKDVYSKKEIYKLVNESKQM, encoded by the coding sequence ATGATTTTGAAGTCAGGATTATATATTGTTTCAACACCGATCGGTAATTTTGAAGATATAACGCTTCGTGCTATATCGACTTTAAAAAATTCGGATATTATCTTATGCGAGGATACTAGAATATCACAAAAATTGCTAGCAAAACATGACATTCATACAAAATTACAAATTTATAATGATCATAGTGACGAGAAAGATAGAGAAAATATCATAAGTTTAATAAAATCGGGCAATATAATAAGCTTAATTTCTGATGCAGGGACTCCTTTAATTTCCGATCCCGGCTATAAGTTAGTTAGAGATTTGCGTATTCTTAATTGTCATATAGACGTAGTACCAGGGGTATCTGCACCGGTTACTGCTCTAACTTTATCAGCTCTTCCTACTGATCGATTTTTATTTCACGGGTTTTTACCTAAAACTATAGAAAGTAAGAAAAAGATTTTTTCTGAGCTAGTAAATCTTAAGGCTACGTTGATTTTTTTTGAAACCGCTCCTCGTTTGATAAACACCTTATCGGTAGCTAAGGAAATATTAGGAAATCGAGAAATATGTGTAGCTCGTGAGTTAACTAAACTGTATCAGGAAATAAAAACAGGGGATATAGATGAAATAATAAAGTTCTATCAAAATAATATTTTAAAAGGTGAGATAGTATTGTTGATTTCAGGAAATATACAAGAACAAAACCAACAAAAAAAATTAGAAAAATTTATAGAACTTTGCTTAAGTAAAAACTTAAGTAGCAAAACCGCTACCGAACTTGCTTATGATAAATTCAAGGATGTTTATAGTAAGAAAGAAATATATAAATTGGTGAATGAGAGTAAGCAGATGTAG
- a CDS encoding ABC-type transport systems periplasmic component: MASIKHKLRIFLSFFCLIYLTSCQTPKEEPISFPKKEQKEIEIAILMPNQGPDNIVGKQYKDLIKMGLNDGIKSYIHVTSYDGSDEKNVLAAMDKIVARKTKIILGPLYSNFTSLIAEKAKANDIIIITMSNNPALAEDKLFVFGHAPLKQLIRIINYYASNDHKDFMALLPKGKHSQTISQVMQNILIQKNASLSRTEFYEDNPESIAKAARNISDNTDIINERSDTTKPVIYLSDDPKNLNILADSIRKYNLDKKAILIGDNRIDIDYPENIDISFTGSLNLLNSNVPDRAKDLGINHMGFIHLLSYDLGRITANYIGNEFASERFLNRMNSRQPYIGLSGNIHFIDGVAQRRYDIIRKENGVYSTVSGN, encoded by the coding sequence ATGGCTAGTATAAAACATAAACTACGAATCTTTCTATCATTTTTTTGCTTGATATATTTAACATCCTGTCAAACTCCTAAAGAAGAACCTATAAGTTTTCCTAAAAAAGAACAAAAAGAAATTGAGATTGCAATTTTAATGCCAAATCAGGGTCCTGATAATATTGTCGGGAAACAATATAAAGATTTAATTAAAATGGGACTTAACGACGGGATTAAATCTTACATACATGTTACTTCTTACGACGGTTCAGATGAAAAAAATGTTTTAGCCGCTATGGATAAAATAGTAGCACGTAAAACTAAGATTATTTTAGGTCCTCTATATTCTAACTTTACCTCTCTAATAGCCGAAAAAGCAAAGGCAAATGATATTATTATAATAACCATGTCAAATAACCCAGCTCTTGCAGAAGATAAATTATTTGTATTCGGTCATGCACCTTTAAAACAACTGATACGCATCATCAATTATTACGCAAGTAACGACCATAAAGATTTTATGGCATTGTTACCTAAAGGGAAACATTCACAGACTATTAGTCAAGTAATGCAAAATATACTGATTCAGAAAAATGCATCATTATCACGCACCGAATTCTATGAGGATAATCCTGAATCTATAGCAAAAGCCGCAAGAAATATTTCAGACAATACCGATATTATAAATGAGCGTAGCGATACAACAAAACCGGTTATTTATCTATCAGATGATCCAAAAAATTTAAACATACTTGCCGATAGCATTCGTAAATATAATTTAGATAAAAAAGCTATTTTAATCGGTGATAATCGTATTGATATCGATTACCCTGAAAATATCGATATTAGCTTTACCGGTTCTTTAAATTTACTCAATAGCAACGTTCCCGATAGGGCAAAAGACTTAGGTATTAACCATATGGGCTTCATACATCTTCTTTCTTATGATTTAGGACGTATAACTGCAAACTATATAGGCAATGAATTTGCATCTGAAAGGTTTTTAAATAGAATGAACAGTAGACAACCTTATATAGGTTTATCCGGTAATATTCATTTCATCGATGGAGTAGCACAGAGACGGTATGACATTATCAGGAAAGAGAATGGTGTATATTCTACTGTTTCAGGGAATTAG
- the tatA gene encoding Twin-arginine translocation protein (TatA/E family): MGMSFSHLLIVLLIIFVLFGAGKLPQVMSDLAKGLKAFKDGMKDEGSDNDKKNN; this comes from the coding sequence ATGGGAATGAGCTTTAGCCATTTATTAATAGTTTTATTAATTATTTTTGTATTATTCGGTGCCGGTAAATTACCTCAAGTTATGTCTGATTTAGCCAAAGGTCTTAAAGCTTTTAAAGACGGCATGAAAGACGAAGGTAGTGATAATGATAAGAAAAATAATTGA
- the pgpA gene encoding Phosphatidylglycerophosphatase A: protein MFTKKQFSEFFATFFYIGKIKYCPGTFGSIAAFPLTYFLIYFIVNNKIIIPFSSLTLGEAQLVSIFIISFSICLILLILGTYFTKIYLNYTNSEDPKEVVIDEVVGQMLTIVLVFFSALFANESHLVKYFSPLTINIILLFILPFCLFRFFDIVKPWPINWFDKNIKGSIGVMLDDLLAAIFAAVTQYAIIFVLIDIT, encoded by the coding sequence ATGTTTACTAAAAAACAATTTTCAGAATTTTTTGCTACTTTTTTTTATATCGGGAAAATAAAATACTGTCCAGGCACTTTTGGATCAATTGCCGCTTTTCCTCTAACTTACTTCTTAATATATTTTATTGTTAATAACAAAATAATCATTCCTTTTTCAAGTCTTACTCTCGGTGAAGCTCAACTTGTCAGTATATTTATTATAAGCTTTAGTATATGTTTGATACTCTTAATACTCGGCACTTATTTTACTAAAATATATTTAAACTATACAAATTCAGAAGACCCTAAAGAAGTAGTAATAGACGAAGTAGTCGGACAAATGCTAACTATCGTTTTAGTATTTTTTTCGGCTTTATTTGCTAATGAATCGCATTTAGTAAAATATTTTAGCCCGCTAACAATAAATATTATATTACTTTTCATATTACCTTTTTGTCTATTCCGATTTTTTGATATAGTAAAGCCCTGGCCTATTAATTGGTTTGACAAAAATATTAAGGGCAGTATCGGCGTTATGCTTGATGATTTGCTAGCCGCAATATTTGCTGCAGTAACTCAATACGCAATTATATTTGTGTTAATAGACATAACATAA
- the rplU gene encoding 50S ribosomal protein L21, translated as MFAVIKAGGKQYKVDRNSIIKVEKIDGELGSKIQFDQILMIGEYSKPSFIGTPIVKGAVVTAEITNQLKDNKIIVFKKKRRKNYRRKAGHRQELTELKILDITKQ; from the coding sequence ATGTTCGCAGTTATAAAAGCAGGTGGAAAACAATATAAAGTAGACAGAAATAGTATTATTAAAGTCGAAAAAATTGATGGAGAACTTGGCTCTAAAATTCAGTTTGATCAAATTTTAATGATTGGCGAATACTCAAAGCCTTCTTTTATTGGTACTCCAATAGTTAAAGGGGCTGTCGTTACGGCTGAAATTACTAACCAACTTAAAGATAATAAAATTATAGTCTTTAAGAAAAAGCGTAGAAAAAATTATCGTCGTAAAGCCGGTCATCGTCAAGAACTGACGGAATTAAAAATATTAGATATTACCAAACAATAA
- the rpmA gene encoding 50S ribosomal protein L27 has translation MATKKAGGSSRNGRDSAGRRLGVKKADGQYVIPGNIIVRQRGTKIHPGTNVGLGKDHTIFALIEGRVEFLTKRNHKIVNVKEIASA, from the coding sequence ATGGCAACCAAAAAAGCCGGTGGTAGTTCTAGGAACGGAAGAGACTCGGCCGGTCGAAGGCTGGGAGTTAAAAAAGCCGATGGACAATATGTAATACCCGGTAATATTATAGTCAGACAACGCGGCACAAAAATTCATCCTGGAACGAATGTAGGGCTTGGCAAAGATCATACAATATTCGCTTTGATAGAAGGTAGAGTAGAATTTTTAACTAAGCGAAATCATAAAATCGTTAATGTTAAAGAAATTGCAAGTGCTTAA
- the lysC gene encoding Aspartokinase, whose translation MALIIQKFGGTSVANIDRIKKIAPIIKAEIAKNNQVIVVVSAMAGVTNQLVTLCNEVSSLNNISQFAEYDVALSSGEIVTASLLALALQEEDIKAQSFLAWQLPILTDNNHSKALVESITTDLLEKYLQLNTVPIIAGFQGTNKSNRLTTLGRGGSDTTAALIAAAMKAKRCDIYTDVEGIFTADPRIIPNAKKIKEIDFLEMLELASSGAKVLHPRAVELVMRYKIDMRVLSTFSPNTEGTLITSKDKNMENGIINSITSNKNLLKISVKSISLSFLQVANMITQNNNHIEFMQEIKNNEEYSFITNLTDENNLQALLTNLKNDKQIQDFTFDAEIATISLIGYGIKNDCKVLEMILSKLTKDNINVNMIQLSEVKITLLINDQDAEKTIFNLYNLFKIS comes from the coding sequence ATGGCCTTAATAATTCAAAAGTTTGGTGGTACTTCCGTTGCAAATATTGATAGAATAAAAAAAATCGCTCCTATCATAAAAGCCGAAATAGCTAAAAATAACCAAGTAATTGTAGTAGTTTCGGCTATGGCAGGTGTTACTAATCAACTTGTCACATTGTGTAATGAAGTATCAAGCCTTAACAACATTTCTCAATTTGCAGAATATGATGTAGCACTTTCTAGCGGCGAAATAGTCACTGCTTCATTACTAGCACTCGCTCTTCAAGAAGAAGACATAAAGGCACAATCATTTCTAGCTTGGCAATTACCGATTCTCACCGATAATAATCATAGCAAAGCTTTAGTAGAATCAATTACTACAGATTTACTAGAAAAATATTTACAGTTAAATACCGTACCTATAATAGCCGGTTTTCAAGGAACTAACAAATCCAATAGGTTAACCACTTTGGGCAGAGGAGGATCCGATACTACTGCCGCCTTAATCGCTGCAGCTATGAAAGCCAAGAGATGTGATATTTATACCGATGTAGAGGGAATATTTACTGCTGATCCAAGAATTATTCCAAATGCCAAGAAGATAAAAGAAATAGATTTTTTAGAAATGTTAGAACTAGCATCAAGCGGAGCAAAAGTATTACACCCTAGAGCCGTAGAGCTAGTAATGCGGTATAAAATAGATATGCGTGTTCTTTCAACATTTTCACCGAATACAGAAGGTACGTTAATTACTTCAAAGGATAAAAATATGGAGAATGGAATTATTAACAGCATTACTTCTAATAAAAATTTATTAAAAATATCTGTAAAGAGCATTTCTTTAAGTTTTTTGCAAGTTGCAAATATGATTACACAAAATAATAATCATATTGAATTTATGCAAGAGATAAAAAATAATGAAGAATATAGTTTTATTACAAATTTAACTGATGAAAATAATTTACAAGCTTTACTTACTAATTTAAAAAATGATAAGCAGATACAAGATTTTACTTTTGATGCCGAAATTGCTACAATCTCTCTTATTGGTTATGGGATTAAAAATGATTGTAAAGTACTTGAAATGATATTATCAAAGTTAACGAAAGATAATATAAATGTTAACATGATACAATTATCAGAAGTTAAAATTACCTTATTAATAAATGATCAAGATGCAGAAAAAACAATTTTTAATTTATATAATCTTTTTAAAATATCTTAG